In Fundulus heteroclitus isolate FHET01 chromosome 16, MU-UCD_Fhet_4.1, whole genome shotgun sequence, a single genomic region encodes these proteins:
- the LOC105937471 gene encoding neurexophilin-1, producing the protein MMRPNRGFILLLLNGTALVVMGQEDDSPNSKSSSDASSKTVGLLSGQGSHSPLSRWMQHSKSRAANSTSLELPYRSPVPFSKQEFSKQEFWEMLGSDLLKPDTSSSRVKRRPIVKTGKFKKMFGWGDFYSNIKTVRLNLLITGKIVDHGNGTFSVYFRHNSTGQGNISVSLVPPVKAVEFDLERQSVVYPKDSKIFNCRVDYEKVDRSKRTSLCNYDPSKTCFQEQIQSHVSWICSKPFKVICIYISFYSTDYRLVQKVCPDYNYHNEMPYLPSG; encoded by the coding sequence GTGGTGATGGGTCAAGAAGATGACTCCCCAAACTCCAAGAGCTCTTCAGATGCCTCCTCCAAGACGGTGGGCCTTCTGAGCGGGCAGGGTTCTCACTCACCCCTGAGCCGATGGATGCAGCACAGTAAAAGCAGAGCTGCTAATTCCACCTCCCTGGAGCTGCCTTACCGCTCCCCAGTCCCCTTCTCCAAGCAGGAGTTCTCCAAGCAAGAGTTCTGGGAGATGTTAGGCAGCGACCTGCTCAAACCTGACACCTCCAGCTCCAGGGTCAAACGCAGGCCGATTGTCAAAACCGGCAAGTTCAAGAAGATGTTTGGCTGGGGAGACTTCTACTCCAACATAAAAACGGTGAGGCTCAACTTGCTCATCACCGGCAAGATAGTGGATCACGGCAACGGCACGTTCAGTGTGTATTTCCGTCACAACTCAACGGGCCAGGGCAATATCTCTGTCAGCCTGGTCCCGCCCGTTAAGGCGGTGGAGTTTGACCTGGAGCGCCAGAGCGTAGTCTACCCCAAAGACTCCAAGATCTTCAACTGCCGCGTGGACTACGAGAAGGTGGACCGGAGCAAGCGCACCTCGTTGTGCAACTATGATCCATCCAAGACCTGCTTTCAGGAGCAGATCCAGAGCCACGTGTCCTGGATTTGCTCCAAGCCTTTTAAAGTCATCTGTATCTACATTTCCTTCTACAGCACGGACTACCGCCTGGTGCAGAAGGTTTGCCCGGACTACAATTACCATAATGAGATGCCCTACCTGCCCTCAGGCTAG